The following are encoded together in the Blautia obeum ATCC 29174 genome:
- the dhaS gene encoding dihydroxyacetone kinase transcriptional activator DhaS — MADSNITKSALASALKELMETTPFAKITVSDICAKCNMNRKSFYYHFKDKFDLVNWIYDVEYLSHVQIGENLIGWDSVLHLCDYFYENKDFYRKVMKVEDQNSFINHFRDIVSPLMEEDIREILGEKTDAEFYVNFFCDAVICAFGRWISQKEPMPPKEFVNMMKSCIKVVAITQERMENE, encoded by the coding sequence TTGGCTGATTCCAATATTACAAAAAGTGCACTTGCATCAGCACTGAAGGAATTGATGGAAACGACACCTTTTGCAAAGATTACTGTTTCAGATATCTGTGCAAAATGTAATATGAACCGAAAAAGTTTCTATTATCATTTCAAAGACAAATTTGATCTGGTGAACTGGATTTATGATGTGGAATATCTGAGTCATGTGCAGATTGGAGAAAATCTGATCGGATGGGACAGTGTACTTCATCTTTGTGATTATTTTTATGAAAATAAAGATTTTTACAGGAAGGTAATGAAAGTAGAAGATCAGAATTCTTTTATTAATCATTTCAGGGATATTGTGAGTCCCCTTATGGAAGAAGATATCCGTGAAATTCTTGGAGAAAAAACAGATGCGGAATTTTATGTGAATTTTTTCTGTGATGCAGTAATCTGTGCATTTGGCCGATGGATCTCGCAGAAAGAACCGATGCCGCCAAAAGAATTTGTGAATATGATGAAATCCTGCATCAAGGTTGTTGCAATAACGCAGGAAAGAATGGAGAACGAATAA
- a CDS encoding carbohydrate ABC transporter permease, producing MNEKDQKTQKGMSMKGQRTLAYIVLIIISFFCLFWFYVLFINATRSNGALKKGFTAIPGGFLIKNWKSLLAGTLPVWNGMFNSIFIATCSAVLCTYFSTMTAYAIHAYDFKGKKFMFTFILAVMMIPTQVTALGFLQLLGKMHLDDSFIPLIVPSIAAPVTFFYMKQYMESNLPLELVEAARIDGSGEFKTFNRIVFPLMKPAIAVQAIFTFVQSWNNYFIPALVLHSDKKKTLPVLIAQLRSADFLKFDMGQVYVMIAFSIFPVIIVYILLSKFIVEGVSAGAVKG from the coding sequence ATGAATGAAAAAGACCAAAAAACCCAAAAAGGAATGAGCATGAAAGGTCAGCGTACTCTTGCTTATATAGTACTGATCATTATCTCCTTCTTCTGCCTGTTCTGGTTTTATGTACTGTTTATCAATGCGACCAGATCAAACGGTGCACTGAAAAAAGGTTTCACAGCGATCCCTGGTGGATTTCTTATCAAAAACTGGAAGAGCCTGCTTGCCGGAACACTTCCGGTATGGAATGGTATGTTCAACAGTATTTTCATTGCTACCTGTTCTGCTGTTTTATGTACCTATTTCTCCACCATGACTGCATATGCCATCCACGCATATGATTTTAAAGGCAAAAAATTTATGTTCACTTTTATCCTTGCAGTCATGATGATTCCTACGCAGGTAACTGCACTCGGTTTCCTGCAGCTGCTTGGTAAGATGCATCTGGACGATTCCTTTATTCCACTGATCGTTCCGAGTATCGCAGCTCCGGTTACTTTCTTCTATATGAAACAGTATATGGAAAGCAACCTTCCTCTGGAACTTGTAGAAGCGGCTCGTATTGACGGTTCCGGTGAATTCAAAACCTTTAATCGAATCGTGTTCCCGCTTATGAAACCGGCCATCGCAGTTCAGGCCATCTTCACATTCGTACAGAGCTGGAATAACTATTTTATCCCTGCACTGGTACTTCATTCGGACAAGAAGAAAACACTTCCGGTACTGATTGCACAGCTTCGTAGCGCAGACTTCCTGAAGTTCGATATGGGACAGGTTTATGTAATGATTGCATTCTCCATTTTCCCGGTTATCATCGTTTACATCCTTCTTTCCAAATTTATCGTAGAAGGTGTTTCTGCAGGTGCTGTCAAAGGTTAA
- a CDS encoding carbohydrate ABC transporter permease, with the protein MAKNNNHKAVSYNKWGYIFLIPFVVVYLIFQLIPLISTVYNSFFENYRSGLTQIGPNFVGFANYVKLFEGGEIWIYFKNTMIMWVMGFVPQILVSLLLAAWFSNPSLRLKGQRFFKTVIYLPNLIMASAFAMLFFTLFADGGPINAMLIQAGILKQAYSFFSHAWSARTLVAVLNFLMWFGNTTILLMAGMMGIDPSLYEAAEVDGATASQIFRKITLPLLRPILIYVMITSLIGGMQMFDVPQILTNGTGDPMRSTMTLIMYLNKHLFSKNYGMGGALSVFLFIITGVLSLIVFRFNKTNDGR; encoded by the coding sequence ATGGCAAAGAATAATAACCATAAAGCGGTCAGCTATAACAAATGGGGATATATCTTCCTGATACCGTTTGTAGTAGTATATCTCATATTCCAGCTCATTCCGCTTATTAGTACAGTTTATAACAGCTTCTTTGAAAACTACAGATCTGGATTGACGCAGATTGGACCGAACTTTGTAGGCTTTGCCAATTATGTCAAACTCTTCGAGGGTGGAGAGATCTGGATCTATTTTAAAAACACTATGATCATGTGGGTTATGGGATTTGTTCCTCAGATCCTGGTCTCTCTGCTCCTTGCAGCATGGTTCTCCAATCCGAGTCTTCGACTTAAAGGTCAGAGATTTTTTAAGACCGTAATTTACCTTCCAAACCTGATCATGGCATCTGCTTTTGCAATGTTGTTCTTTACATTATTTGCAGACGGCGGCCCGATCAATGCAATGCTGATACAGGCAGGAATACTGAAACAGGCTTACTCCTTCTTCAGTCATGCCTGGAGTGCCAGAACGCTTGTTGCAGTCCTGAACTTCCTTATGTGGTTTGGTAATACGACAATCCTTCTTATGGCCGGCATGATGGGTATTGATCCATCACTTTATGAGGCAGCCGAAGTAGATGGAGCCACTGCTTCGCAGATTTTCAGAAAGATCACTCTTCCGCTTCTTCGTCCGATTCTGATCTATGTTATGATCACATCTCTGATCGGTGGTATGCAGATGTTCGATGTACCTCAGATCCTGACAAACGGAACCGGTGATCCAATGCGTTCCACTATGACACTGATCATGTATCTGAACAAGCATCTGTTCAGCAAGAACTATGGAATGGGCGGTGCATTATCCGTATTCCTGTTCATCATTACTGGCGTGCTCAGTCTGATTGTATTCCGCTTTAACAAGACGAATGACGGGAGGTGA
- a CDS encoding ABC transporter substrate-binding protein, producing the protein MKRKIMAVTLTAAMLAGLAAVPVWADDTGSDEGKVLNIYCWNEEFKSRLTDHYPGYEEVDGTHGKIGDVDVVWNITPSDDNAYQNNLDETLLKQADASADDKIDLFLVEADYALKYVNTDYTMPVADLGITEDEVADQYQYTKDVMTDADGNLKGLSWQGCPGTMIYRRDIAKEVFGTDDPAEVQKKVADWDTFKATAEELKEKGYQMTSTVNDSYRVFSNNVSTPWVVDGKITVDDNIKNWVDMSKEMVDAGETATYELWSDDWSKGFFKDSNVFAYFGPAWFIDFSMSADQDGSVGKDGGWAATEGPQGFYWGGTWITAATGTDNPTLVADIMRTMTTNVDVMKEIVTADNDFINNKPAMEEMAADESYGDAVLGGQNPLAMFCAGADKIDLSNMSIYDQGCNEEFQNAMKNYFEGNATYDEALDLFYKAVVEKYPELSY; encoded by the coding sequence ATGAAGAGAAAGATTATGGCAGTCACATTAACAGCAGCTATGCTTGCAGGTCTGGCAGCAGTTCCGGTATGGGCAGATGACACAGGTTCCGATGAAGGTAAAGTTTTAAACATTTACTGCTGGAATGAAGAATTCAAATCCCGTCTGACCGATCATTACCCGGGATACGAAGAAGTAGATGGAACCCATGGCAAGATCGGTGATGTAGATGTTGTATGGAACATCACTCCATCTGATGACAATGCATATCAGAATAACCTGGACGAAACACTTCTGAAACAGGCTGATGCATCAGCAGATGACAAGATTGATCTCTTCCTGGTAGAAGCTGACTACGCACTGAAATATGTAAATACCGATTACACAATGCCGGTAGCAGATCTCGGAATCACAGAAGACGAAGTTGCTGATCAGTATCAGTATACAAAAGATGTTATGACAGATGCTGATGGAAATCTGAAAGGTCTTTCCTGGCAGGGCTGCCCTGGAACCATGATCTACAGAAGAGATATCGCCAAAGAAGTATTCGGAACAGATGATCCGGCAGAAGTTCAGAAGAAAGTTGCTGACTGGGATACCTTCAAAGCAACAGCTGAAGAACTGAAAGAAAAAGGTTATCAGATGACCTCTACTGTAAACGACAGTTACCGTGTATTCTCCAACAACGTATCTACTCCGTGGGTAGTTGATGGAAAGATCACAGTTGATGACAACATCAAGAACTGGGTTGATATGTCCAAGGAAATGGTTGACGCAGGTGAAACTGCTACATACGAACTTTGGAGTGATGACTGGAGCAAAGGCTTCTTCAAAGACAGTAACGTATTTGCATACTTCGGACCAGCATGGTTCATCGACTTCTCTATGAGTGCTGATCAGGATGGTTCTGTTGGTAAAGACGGCGGCTGGGCTGCAACAGAAGGACCACAGGGCTTCTACTGGGGCGGAACATGGATCACAGCAGCTACAGGAACAGATAACCCGACACTGGTTGCTGATATCATGAGAACTATGACAACTAACGTTGACGTTATGAAAGAAATCGTTACAGCTGATAATGACTTCATAAACAACAAACCAGCTATGGAAGAAATGGCAGCAGACGAAAGCTACGGCGATGCTGTTCTTGGCGGACAGAACCCACTGGCAATGTTCTGTGCCGGTGCAGACAAGATCGACCTCAGCAATATGAGCATCTACGATCAGGGCTGCAACGAAGAATTCCAGAACGCTATGAAGAACTACTTTGAAGGCAACGCAACATATGATGAAGCTCTCGACCTGTTCTACAAAGCAGTTGTAGAAAAATATCCAGAACTTTCTTACTAA